In Malus sylvestris chromosome 15, drMalSylv7.2, whole genome shotgun sequence, a single genomic region encodes these proteins:
- the LOC126604621 gene encoding 8-amino-7-oxononanoate synthase isoform X1 — MRHWDQWVEEALHKLDRLQLLRSLRPIYLHNGPTQEAQKSAEDEFNVFDEMQTWDRSSVEVHIPEPTFEKWLHDIPSSGDEEGTQKFKKLLLFSGNDYLGLSSHPTIGKAAAKAALEHGMGPRGSALICGYTDYHRRLESCLADLKKKEDCLLCPTGFAANMALMVALGNVGSLLSAGKMPLTNEKIAVFSDALNHASIIDGIRLAERQKSVEIFIYRHCDMAHLNALLSSCTMRKKVVVTDSLFSMDGDFAPITELVKLRREHDFLLVIDDAHGTFVCGKNGGGVAEEYNCEGDVDICVGTLSKAAGCHGGFIACSKRWKQFIQSRGRSFIFSTATPVPIAAAAHAAVFVARKETWRRREIWNRVKDFRALTGIPINSPIISLIVGSEEKALQASQSLLKSGFHVTAIRPPTVPPNSCRSLTNLLYTFRSATVHLQVTCDIERNAHEERCREVHSCTLPLRQFPRNWHPWLKWICKALGFSFARFQ, encoded by the exons ATGAGGCATTGGGACCAGTGGGTCGAAGAGGCTCTTCACAAGCTTGATCGTCTGCAGCTTCTTCGTTCTCTCAGACCCATTTACCTCCATAATGGACCAACCCAAGAAGCCCAGAAATCTGCCGAAGATGAATTCAATGTGTTCGATGAAATGCAGACATGGGACCGCTCGTCTGTGGAGGTTCACATTCCCGAACCCACATTCGAAAAATGGCTCCATGACATTCCCAGTTCCG GAGATGAGGAAGGTACCCAGAAGTTTAAAAAGCTGCTACTTTTCTCTGGAAATGACTATTTAGGCTTGAGTTCACATCCTACTATTGGAAAAGCTGCTGCTAAG GCAGCGCTAGAACACGGAATGGGCCCGAGGGGTTCTGCTTTAATTTGTGGATACACTGATTACCATAGgcgattggagtcatgcttagCAGACTTAAAGAAGAAAGAG GATTGCCTTCTTTGTCCCACAGGGTTTGCAGCCAATATGGCCTTGATGGTAGCTTTGGGAAATGTTGGCTCTCTTTTGTCCGCTGGAAAAATGCCTTTAACTAATGAAAAGATTGCAGTTTTTTCTGATGCACTGAACCATGCGTCAATAATCGATGGTATTCGTCTTGCTGAACGACAAAAATCTGTAGAGATATTCATCTATAGACATTGTGACATGGCACACCTTAATGCGTTGTT ATCAAGTTGCACAATGAGGAAGAAAGTCGTTGTGACTGATAG CTTGTTTAGTATGGACGGAGACTTTGCACCAATCACTGAGCTTGTGAAGCTACGCAGGGAGCATGACTTTCTGTTAGTTATTGATGAT GCTCATGGAACATTTGTTTGTGGAAAAAATGGTGGTGGAGTGGCTGAGGAATACAATTGTGAAGGCGATGTTGACATATGCGTCGGGACTTTGAGTAAGGCTGCAGGTTGCCATGGCGGATTCATCGCATGCAG CAAAAGGTGGAAGCAATTCATACAATCAAGGGGTCGCTCTTTTATATTTTCAACTGCTACGCCAGTACCAATTGCTGCTGCTGCTCATg CTGCTGTTTTTGTGGCAAGAAAGGAAACATGGCGTAGAAGGGAAATTTGGAATCGGGTGAAAGACTTTCGTGCTCTCACTGGAATTCCCATCAACAGTCCCATAATATCGCTCATAGTAGGGAGTGAAGAGAAGGCTCTGCAAGCCAGCCA GAGTTTGCTAAAATCTGGCTTCCATGTGACTGCAATCAGACCCCCAACAGTGCCACCCAACTCATGCAGGTCTCTGACAAATCTTCTTTACACTTTCCGTTCTGCTACAGTGCATTTACAA GTTACGTGTGACATTGAGCGCAACGCACACGAGGAACGATGTCGAGAGGTTCACAGCTGCACTCTCCCGTTGCGTCAATTTCCAAGAAATTGGCATCCATGGCTCAAATGGATATGCAAGGCTTTAGGATTTTCATTCGCTAGATTCCAATAG
- the LOC126604621 gene encoding 8-amino-7-oxononanoate synthase isoform X2 — translation MRHWDQWVEEALHKLDRLQLLRSLRPIYLHNGPTQEAQKSAEDEFNVFDEMQTWDRSSVEVHIPEPTFEKWLHDIPSSGDEEGTQKFKKLLLFSGNDYLGLSSHPTIGKAAAKAALEHGMGPRGSALICGYTDYHRRLESCLADLKKKEDCLLCPTGFAANMALMVALGNVGSLLSAGKMPLTNEKIAVFSDALNHASIIDGIRLAERQKSVEIFIYRHCDMAHLNALLSSCTMRKKVVVTDSLFSMDGDFAPITELVKLRREHDFLLVIDDAHGTFVCGKNGGGVAEEYNCEGDVDICVGTLSKAAGCHGGFIACSKRWKQFIQSRGRSFIFSTATPVPIAAAAHAAVFVARKETWRRREIWNRVKDFRALTGIPINSPIISLIVGSEEKALQASQSLLKSGFHVTAIRPPTVPPNSCRLRVTLSATHTRNDVERFTAALSRCVNFQEIGIHGSNGYARL, via the exons ATGAGGCATTGGGACCAGTGGGTCGAAGAGGCTCTTCACAAGCTTGATCGTCTGCAGCTTCTTCGTTCTCTCAGACCCATTTACCTCCATAATGGACCAACCCAAGAAGCCCAGAAATCTGCCGAAGATGAATTCAATGTGTTCGATGAAATGCAGACATGGGACCGCTCGTCTGTGGAGGTTCACATTCCCGAACCCACATTCGAAAAATGGCTCCATGACATTCCCAGTTCCG GAGATGAGGAAGGTACCCAGAAGTTTAAAAAGCTGCTACTTTTCTCTGGAAATGACTATTTAGGCTTGAGTTCACATCCTACTATTGGAAAAGCTGCTGCTAAG GCAGCGCTAGAACACGGAATGGGCCCGAGGGGTTCTGCTTTAATTTGTGGATACACTGATTACCATAGgcgattggagtcatgcttagCAGACTTAAAGAAGAAAGAG GATTGCCTTCTTTGTCCCACAGGGTTTGCAGCCAATATGGCCTTGATGGTAGCTTTGGGAAATGTTGGCTCTCTTTTGTCCGCTGGAAAAATGCCTTTAACTAATGAAAAGATTGCAGTTTTTTCTGATGCACTGAACCATGCGTCAATAATCGATGGTATTCGTCTTGCTGAACGACAAAAATCTGTAGAGATATTCATCTATAGACATTGTGACATGGCACACCTTAATGCGTTGTT ATCAAGTTGCACAATGAGGAAGAAAGTCGTTGTGACTGATAG CTTGTTTAGTATGGACGGAGACTTTGCACCAATCACTGAGCTTGTGAAGCTACGCAGGGAGCATGACTTTCTGTTAGTTATTGATGAT GCTCATGGAACATTTGTTTGTGGAAAAAATGGTGGTGGAGTGGCTGAGGAATACAATTGTGAAGGCGATGTTGACATATGCGTCGGGACTTTGAGTAAGGCTGCAGGTTGCCATGGCGGATTCATCGCATGCAG CAAAAGGTGGAAGCAATTCATACAATCAAGGGGTCGCTCTTTTATATTTTCAACTGCTACGCCAGTACCAATTGCTGCTGCTGCTCATg CTGCTGTTTTTGTGGCAAGAAAGGAAACATGGCGTAGAAGGGAAATTTGGAATCGGGTGAAAGACTTTCGTGCTCTCACTGGAATTCCCATCAACAGTCCCATAATATCGCTCATAGTAGGGAGTGAAGAGAAGGCTCTGCAAGCCAGCCA GAGTTTGCTAAAATCTGGCTTCCATGTGACTGCAATCAGACCCCCAACAGTGCCACCCAACTCATGCAG GTTACGTGTGACATTGAGCGCAACGCACACGAGGAACGATGTCGAGAGGTTCACAGCTGCACTCTCCCGTTGCGTCAATTTCCAAGAAATTGGCATCCATGGCTCAAATGGATATGCAAGGCTTTAG